CACACCACTGTGGACTGGGCCGGCGACGCCAACCACACCCAGCTGGGCGATCCGGTCAAGGGCGCGGCCCTGCTCCACGAGGTCGCGTGCCAGGACAAGCTGCCGACGCACCTGCTGCTCGGCCGGGACGCGATCGACCGCTGGCAGGTCAAGGTCGACCAGATCGCCGACGACACCGAGCCGTGGCGGGCGAAGTCCGTCGCCACCGCCCACCAGGACTGAGGCCCGGTCAGCGCACCGGCGACACCCGGACCGGGTTCTCGCTCCGCGAGCCGGCCAGCAGGCGCATCGCGGCCTCCGAGGCGCTGCCGGGCTCGGTGGTGTAGACGAACAGGGTCTGGTCGGGATCGTCCGCCGGGTGCAGCGCCTGGTACCGCACCGTGAGGTCGCCGGCCACCGGGTGGTGGTAGCCCTTCGCCCCGGTGGTGCGGCGGTGCACCTGGTGGTCCGGCCACCAGTCCCGGAACTCCGCCGAGTGGATCGACAGATCCCCGATCAGCGCGGACAGCTGCGGGTCGCCGGGGTTGCGTCCGGCGTCCAGGCGCAACATCGCCACCGTGTCCCTGGCGACGGCCTCCCAGTCCTGGTACAGCTCCCGCGCGCGCGGGTCGAAGAACACGAACCGCGCCTGGTTCCGGTCGACGGCGGGCAGCGCCCGGAACTCGGCGATCAGGGCACCCGCGATCCGGTTGTGCGCCAGCACGTCGAGCCGGCGTCCCAGCACGAAAGCCGGCGAGTGCACCTCGTCCAGCATCTCGATCAGGCGCAGCGTCGCCGGATCCACCCGCTGCGGGCGGGCGCGCCGCCTGCGCCGCGCGGGTTCCGGCCGCCCGAGGTCCATCAGGTGCTGCCGCTCGGCGTCGTCCAACCGCAGCGCGGTGGCCAGCGCGTCGAGCACTTCGGCCGAGGCGCTGCGACTGCGCCCCTGCTCCAAGCGGGTGTAGTAGTCCACGCTCACCCCGGCCAGCCGCGCGAGCTCCTCCCGCCGCAAACCCGGCACCCGGCGCCGGGACGACTCGCCGTCGAGCCCCAGCTCCCCGGGGCCGACGCGGGACCGGCAGGTGCGCAGGAACTCCGCCAGCTCACTGCTCTTCATGCCGCTCATGGCCCGATTCTGGCCGATCCCGGACCGCGGCGCAGGCGGCGTCCCGGTCAGCCGCGCAGCCCGAGGATGCCTGCGATGTCGTCCAGGCATTCCTCGAAGACGGGTTCCAGGTCGGTGTAGGCGAAGTCGAGCTGGTGCAGGACCTCCATGCACAACAGGCCGTACAGCCGGATCCAGCAGGACAGGAAGACGTGCGCGGCCGCGGGCGGCAGCCGTCCGTCGATGCTCGCGGAGTAGGCGGTCAGCTGCTCCCGCAACGATCCGGGCAGGTCCGCCGGATCGGGCACCGGAAACGGCCGGATCTCCCAGAGCTCGATCGTCAGGTCGAGCAGGACCTGCTCGAAACGCTGCCCGGCCCGGTGGCGTGTCGAGCCCGGATCCCGGTTGGGCGGGGTGACCGGGCCGGCGAAGATCCAGCCGAACTCGGCCGGATGGGCGATCGCCCAGGCGCGCATCGCCCGGCATACCGCCACGATGCGTTCGCCGACCGGGGCATCGGCGCGGGCGTCCCTGGCCTGTTCCATCGCGGCGGCCAGTTCGCGGAAGAAGCCGGCGGTCACCGCGCCGACGAGCTCGTCGTGGCTGGCGTAGTAGTGGTACAGCGCCGGGCCGCTCATGCCCACCTGCCGGGCCACCCCGTTGATGGTCACCGCCGCCGGTCCCCGCTCGACCAGCAACGTGCGCGCGGCCCCGTGGATCTCCTCCAGCGCTGCCTGGCGCACCCTCGCCCGCCTGCTGCTCGTGCCCGCGGCCATGGTCATCCCTTCCGTCACCGTGTTGACATCCTAGACCAACTATGCTTCCTTAATGGCTCTAAGTAAACCTAGAGATGCTAGGGGCTTCGATGGAACGCTGGTGGTGGGTCGTTGTCGCGGCACTGCTGGGGATCACGGCCGTGTGGTGGGGGTTCTCCAGGGCCGCGCACCTGCGGCGGGAGCGGGAGGACCGGCGATGAAGGCGGTCATCGTGGGCGGCGGCATCGGTGGACTGGCCGCGGCCGTGGCCTTCCACCAGCGCGGCTGGCAGATCGAGGTCCTGGAACGGGCGCCCGGGTTCACCGAAATCGGCGCGGGACTGGCGGTCCACCCCAACGGGCTGCGTGCACTGGACACGCTCGGCCTGGGCGACGCGCTGCGCACCGGCGGGCCCGCCGATCCGCCCGCGGGCATCCGCCGCGCCGACGGGAAATGGCTGATCCGCAACGACATCGCCGGTCTGAAACGCCGGTTCGGTCCCTGGACGACCGTGCACCGCGCCACCCTGATCGACCTGCTGCGCGAGGCGCTGCCCGCAGCGGCGTTGCGGCCCGGCACGGACGTGCACGAGGTGCGACCCGACGGCACGGTCCGGCACAGCGGCGGCACTTCCACCGCGGACCTCGTCGTGGGCGCGGACGGCGTGCACAGCGTGACCCGACGGTCCCTGTGGCCCGATGTCCGCGAGCCGCGCTACGTCGGCTACACCACCTGGCGCCTCATCGCACCGCCCCACCCGGTTCACGGGAACGTGGAAACCTGGGGCCGGGGCGAACGGTTCGGGCATGTGCCGATGCCCGATGGCCGCGTCTACTGCTACCTGATGGCCAACGCCCCGGCCGGCTCCCGCGCCGGCCTGGACCGGCTCCGCGAACGTTTCGCGCGCTGGCACGACCCCATCCCCGCGCTGCTGGACTCCGCCGGAGCGGACGACGTGCTGCAACACGACACCTACGAGCTGCCGGAGCTGGACACCTACGTCTCCGGCACGGTCGCCCTGCTCGGCGACGCCGCACACGCCATGACCCCCAACCTCGGTCAGGGCGCCTGCCAGGCACTCGAAGACGCCGTCACGCTCGCCACCGCGGTCGGCACACTCGGCGTGCGTCAGGGGCTCGCGGAATACGACCGCGCCCGCAGGCCACGCACCCAGATGATCGCCCGCCGGTCCCGCCAGGTCGGCGCTCCCGCGCACTGGACGTCGCCGGCGTCGGCCGCCCTCCGGGACGCGGCGCTCCCCCTCCTGCCCAGCTCGCTCTTCGGACGGTCGATCACGCCCGTCTACGCCTGGACGATCGGACCCCGTCCGGAAAGGTTCACCCGATGACCCTGCCCCGAATCCTGATCGTCCTCGCCGGACTGATCACCACGGCCGGCGCGGTGCTCGCCGACCTGGTCATCCCCGACCTGGCGGCACAGCACGCCTTCAACCCCGGCTGGCCGCCCCACGCCAAGTTCCACGACGCCCAGTACCTGGTCATGACGGTGTTGCTCGGCCTGCTCGGCCTCGTCCTCGCTCTGCGGCGGGGCCGGGACACGCGCGGCAGGCTGCTGAACGCCACCGTCGTCCTCGCCATCCCCTGGCTCGGCATGCTCGGCGCGCTCCTGTTCCCCGGCACGGCCACCTACGACCCGGAGTTCGCCGGCCGGACCCTGTTCGTCCTCGGCCTGCACGGGCAGGTCGTCCTGGCCATCGTCGTGATCCTCATCCTGCTCGGCGCGGCAGCCGCGGCACTGCGCACGCCCAGGGAGCCCAGCCCCCGGCCCTGAGCCACGCTCGATCAATACCGAACGTTCTACCTGTATGCTGGAGGTGAGCAGGAAGCAGGTGACCAGGTGTCCGAAGCACGAGCGAGGCTGCTCGGCACAGCCAGCCGGCTCTTCTACGCGGAGGGGCTGCACTCCGTCGGCATCGACCGGATCGTCGCCGAAGCGAGCGTGACGCGGGCGACGCTCTACCGGCACTTCCCCAGCAAGGACGATCTGGTCGTGGCCTACCTGACCGGGGCCGACGAGCTGATCCGGAGCCAGGTGGAATCGATCCGCGCGGCCGGGCACTCCCCGGCGGACACGGTCCGGGCCGTCGCCGAGTCGATCACCGACAGCATCGGCTCCGACGGGTTCCGCGGATGCGCCTTCCTCAACGCGGCCGCCGAATACCCCGCGCCCGATCACCCGGTGCACCGAGCCGTCGTGACCCACCGGGAATGGTTCCTGGACACGGTCATCGATCTGATGGCCGACACCGGCGAGACCACTCCCGAACCACACGCCAGGCACTTCGTCATGCTGCGGGACGGTGCGATGGCGGCGGGCTGCCTCGCCGATCCGGCACCGATCTGCGAGACCTTCCTGCTCGGCGTCGAAGGAATCCTCAAGTACCGCGACGCCGCCGTGGTGGACCAGGACGCCGTGAAGGCCCGCCGACGCCGGTGAAGCCGAAGCTCTCCGGATGACGATGACGGGTGGCGCCGTCCGTTTTCCTTGGCGCCGCTGACGAACCGCCGCCTGGCCGGCCTGAGCACCGTCGAGGTGGCGGGCACCGCCCGGGAAGGGACATGTCCCCGGGCGGTGGCCGTTCGTCACCGCGCGCGGTGACGGCACGCGAGGCGGCCCGGCGGAGGAACCCGGACCGGGCCGCGGCCCGGCGGGGTCAGCTCTTCCAGACCACCGGCGAGTCGGAGTAGGCGTCGCCGTCGCTGAACTCCGCCGCCGTGACAGTGCTGCTTCCCGAGGCGGCGGTCAGAATGCACGTGTCGTACTTCGCGCCCGCGGTCGTGAAGTCCCGTGCGGCGCTCTCGTTCTCGCACTTGTCGGTGTCGCCGCTGATGATCACGCCCGTCGAGCGGCCGTCCGGGCCGAGGCCGCGCAGACGGACCGAGCTGTAGGACAGGTCGGTGCCGCCGACGTTCTCGACGGTCGCGCGCACGTAGAACGGGGTGAGGCCCTGGGCCCGCTCGCCGAAGGCCGCCAGGTCCGCGCTGTCCCCGCGCTCGATGGCGGTGACGGTGATCGCGATGGTGCCCGACTTCGACGAGCTGTACTCGAACGGCAGAACGGCGCGGTCGCCGACCTTGAGCTCGGTACCCGGCGCGGTCGCGTCACCCGCGGCGGCGGGACTCGCGGGGGCGGACGGTTCCGATGACTCCGACGACTCCGCGCTGCTCGGCGCGGTCGTGGTGACCGGCGCGGCCGCGCCGGTCGTGGGCTCGTCGTCACTGCCGCAGGCGGTCAGCAGCACCGGGGCCACCAGCGCGGCGAGCAGGACGGAACGGACGTGGTTCATGGATCTCCTTGCCGTGAAAGAACACTCGGGCCGCGGACCGCACGGGGCCGGTCATCACCCGCGGCGCTCCGGTTCCTCGTGCACCCCTGCGCACGAGGAACCGGTTCCCCCCGTCCGGCGTGCCCTCGCCGGGACGTTAACGCTCCAGGCCGCCGTGTGGTGTGGGCCGTTCACACCACACGGTCACAAGTCGTCGACGCTGATCAGACCGTCCTGGATCGCGCGCGCCACCAGCGCGGCCTTCGTCGGCGCCTCCCGGCCGATCTGCGCGTACTTCACGCGGATGCGTTCCAGATGCGAGTTGACCGTGTTCTGCGAGATCCCGAGCCGGTGGGCGACGAAGTCCTTGGACTCCGACTGGAACCACTCGACGAGCACCTCGGTCTCCCTGGCGGACAGGGCGGGCCGGTTCGTCGACCGGTCGGCGGCGAGCGCGCCGGCCAGTGACGGTGGCGTGTACGGCCGTCCGCCCGCCGCCGCGCGGGCCGCTTCGACGAGGTACTGCGCGCCCTCGGCCTTGGTGAGGTAGGACAGCGCGCCGAGTTCCAGGCACTGCAGCGCGATGTCGTCGTCGGCGCGCATCGAGTACACGACCACCCGCCGCCCGCCTCCGGCCAGCCGGCGCAGGTCCCCGAGCGCCGGCGTGGCTCCGCCGAGGTGCAGGTCGAGAATCACCACGTCGGCGTCCGCGCCGTCGAGCCACGCGACCCGCACGTCGTCGCCCTCGGCGATGGTCCGGATGGGCGGGTCGCCGGAGGCCAGCCAGTGCGCGACACCCGCCCGCACCGCCGGGTGATCGTCGACGACCACCGCGGTCAGCTCGTCACCTGCCATCTCGCCTCCATCCGCGTCCGGTCGCCGAGGGTGTCGCTCGTGACTTCGACGTCAGGGGAACGGGACGGGCTCCCCGTCGTGACGGCGGAATCCGCGATCACGGCGAGCCGGACCTCCTCCGCGGTGCGCAACAGGCTCACCCTCGCCCGCGTGCGCGCCGCGGACAGCGCGGTGAGCACCGGTTCGGCCAGCATGCGGCGCACCGCCGTGGGCACCGGCACGACGTCCCCGCTGACGGCGAACGACACCGCCACCCCGCGCCGCTCGGCGATGTCGACGGCCGCGGCGACCTCGTGCACGAGCGGATCCGGCACGTCGTCGTTCTCGGCGAAGAGCAGACGCAGCCGGGCCGCGGCGAGCGCGCACTGGTGCCGCACGTCGTCCGCGCGCGGGTCGAGTGCGCCGTCCGCGAGCCCCGCGAGCAGCGGCAGCACGGAACCGAACTGTTCCGCGGCGCGGAACCGCTGGTCGAGTTCCCACTGTTCGGCGAGCGCGGCGCGGGTGGCGGCGCGGTCCCGTTCGGTTACGGTCGCGGCCATCGCACGCAGCCTGCGCATGACCATCTGGACGATCAGCCCGACCGCGATCTGGAAACCGAGCACGCTGACGATCGCGATGGCGGTCTCCCCGAGCGAGACCCGGTTGAGCGGCACCACCAGCAGGAACTGCGTGGTGCCGATCGCGGCGTGCCCCGCGAACGCCGCCAGCACCGGGCGGGTCCGTTCGAGCAGCAGCACGAGCAGGTGCCAGCCGGTGAGGCCGAATGCCCAGTGCCGCGCGTGCAGGTACCACTCGCCGGGGGTGGTGGCGGTCGCCGTCGCGGAGGCGATCAGCACCACGCCCGCCGCGGGCAGCGCCACCCCGGGGGGAACCCGGCGGCCCCGCAGGATCCAGCCCGCGGCGACCACCAGCACCAGCGCCAGCGCGGCGAACGCGGTCTCGGCGAGCCAGCGCGGTTCGTAGAAGGACCGGTTGCCGAACAGGTAGGCCGCCGACATGCTCGCCTGCAGGACGGCCGTGACGCCGAGCAGCACGATCCGGATGGCGGCCAGCACCCGCCCGAGCAGGGCCTGTTCAGACATCCGGCCACGCCAGCCGCACGGTCGTCCCGGCGCCGGGACGGGAGGTCACGGTCGCGCTGCCGCCGGCCGCCGCCATGCGTTCGACCAGCGAACCGCGGATGCCGCGCCGCTGACCGGGAACCGCCGCGGGGTCGAATCCCGCGCCCTCGTCGGCCACGGTGATCACGGCCCCGTGCCGGTGCGACCCGACGGTGATCCGCGCCCGTGCCACCCCGGCGTGACGTTCGACGTTGCGCAGCGCTTCCCGCACCGCGCGCGTGAGGGCGAGAGCGGCCGACGCGGGCAGCAGCGGCACCGGTGTCCACTCGATCGACGTGTCCAGCGGGCTCTGCGCCGCGATGCCGCGCAGGGACGCTTCGAGGTCGACGAGGCTGTCGTGCGCCCCGCGTTCCCCCGTCAGCACCGCGAGATCACGCCGCGCGTACCCGGCCACGGCGGCCGGTTCCACCCGGTGCAGCGCGACCATGAGGAACGTCGCCGACGCGGTGTCGTGCAGCAGCGCCAGGTACTCCCGGTCCTGCCGCCGCCGCTCCAGCGCCAGTGTCCCGGCCCGTTCCAGCGCGGTCTGCCGGTCACGGATCCGCTCGATCCAGCGGGTGACGCGCAGCAGCAGCGCGAACGCCAGCCGCGCCAGCGTCGACTCGATCACCACGCGGACCAGGACGGGCGCCGCCTCGCCGACGCCGATCACGGCGGCTTCCAGCGCCAGCAGCCCGGTCACGACGGGCACCGTGACGCGCAGCGGCCACTGCCATTGCACGGTGATCCCGGTGATCGTCAGCACGTTCGGCGCCCACAATCCGGGCACGGTCCACGGTTGCGCCGCGCAGATGGCGACCGCCCGGCCGCACGTCAGGACGCAGGCGAGCACGCCGGCCCTGCCCGTCACCGCGTGGTAGCAGTCCGCCGCGCCACCGGCCAGCGCGAGTCCCAGCAGGGCGAAGGCCAGCGGTAGCGCGGATGCGGGCGTGGCCAGCACACCGAACACGCTCAGGACCGCGAGGGCGATCCCCCGCACGAGACCGCCGAACTGGCCGAGCGCCCGCGTGAACTCCGCCTCGACCTGGCCTCTCTCGCCGCCCAACCCCCCTCCTCGGTGGTGCCCGGACCCGCGGCAATGATCCTAGAGCGAGGTGATCTCGCGCCTGACTCCCCACCGGAAGATCCGCGGCACCGGCCCGCTCGGGGTGCGCCGAGGCGGGCGGCCGCGGCGGGTCATGGCTGGATCCCGAGTGTCGTCAGCCAGATGTGGGTCAGTGTCGCGGTCGCCTCGTCCAGCGAGCCGCCCGCGAGGTGTGCCTGGTAGAAGACGCGTTCGGTCATCCACACCAGCGCCGCGACGACAGCGGCGGCGTCACGCGGCCCGGAACCGGACGGTGTCCCGGCACGTTCGGCGATGCCACGGGTGGTGGCGGCCAGTGCGATCACGGCGGAGCGCCACGCTTCGTCGACGGCGGGGACCACCGGGGACAGCTCGACCGCGGCCCGCATGACGGTGCCGTGCTCGCGCCACATCCGGGCGGTCTGCTCGAGCCCCCGCCGCAACGCCTCCCCGGGAGCCGCCGCCGCGTCCGCGGCGTCGACCGCACCGCGCAGAATGGACACGGTCCGTTGCACGAGCGCGGCGAGGACGTCGTTCTTCGAGCCGAAGTAGAAGTAGAACGCGCCCCTCGTGATGCCGGCCGCCTTCGCGATCGTCTCCACGGTCATGCCCTCCGGGCCCCCGGCGTCCAGCTGCCGCTCGGCCGCGTCGAGGATCGCGCGCTCACGCAGGTCACCCTTCGTCGGAGCCACCTTGCGCCGCCGCCGGACCTCCTTCTCCTCACCCACTCCTTCTTATAGCACACGTCGAGAATCGTCTACACTGTGTCGAATTTTCTCGACACAGTGTAGACTCGGCTCTTGATCATCGACACCGTCCGCCGTCAGGCCGACGCCGACGCCTTCGAGGCGCTGCACCCGGGGCGGTCGGTCGCCCGGATCCTCGACGTCACCGACGACGACGCCGTGTTCCGCACCGTCGACGAGATCGAGGCCACCGTCGGGCCGGTCGACGTCGCGATCGCCAACGCCGGCTACGGGCACGAAGGCGTCTTCGAAGAGTCGACGATGGCCGAACTCCGGGCCCAGTTCGAGGTCAACGTGTTCGGCGCGGTGGCCACCGTCAAGGCCGTACTGCCGTACATGCGACGGCGCCGCGGCCACATCCTCGGCGTCACCTCGATGGCGGGCCTGATCACCGTGCCCGGCACGTCCTTCTACCAGGGCAGCAAGTACGCGCTCGAAGGCATCCTCGAAACGGTCGGCAAGGAGGTCTCGCGTTTCGGCGTGCACGTCACCGCGGTCGCGCCCGGGTCGTTCCGCACCGACTGGGCAGGCCGCTCGATGGTCCGCACCCAGCGGTCCATTCCGGACTACGACGAGGTGATGAACCCCGTCCGCGAACGCCGCCTCGCCGCGCACGGACACCAGCTCGGCGATCCGGCGGAGGCCGCGGAAGCGATCCTGAAGATCGTCGACGCGCCCAACCGCCCGCGCACCTCGTCCTCGGCTCCGACGCACCGCGGCTCGTCACGTCCGGGCGCGCCGCCGTGGACGAGCAGTTCCGGGAGTGGGCCGAGCTGACCCGGTCCACCGACTTTCCCGACGGCGCGCAACTTCCCGGCTGAGGGCCCGTACCGGATCCGCACCGCAC
This is a stretch of genomic DNA from Amycolatopsis endophytica. It encodes these proteins:
- a CDS encoding response regulator → MAGDELTAVVVDDHPAVRAGVAHWLASGDPPIRTIAEGDDVRVAWLDGADADVVILDLHLGGATPALGDLRRLAGGGRRVVVYSMRADDDIALQCLELGALSYLTKAEGAQYLVEAARAAAGGRPYTPPSLAGALAADRSTNRPALSARETEVLVEWFQSESKDFVAHRLGISQNTVNSHLERIRVKYAQIGREAPTKAALVARAIQDGLISVDDL
- a CDS encoding FAD-dependent monooxygenase, with the translated sequence MKAVIVGGGIGGLAAAVAFHQRGWQIEVLERAPGFTEIGAGLAVHPNGLRALDTLGLGDALRTGGPADPPAGIRRADGKWLIRNDIAGLKRRFGPWTTVHRATLIDLLREALPAAALRPGTDVHEVRPDGTVRHSGGTSTADLVVGADGVHSVTRRSLWPDVREPRYVGYTTWRLIAPPHPVHGNVETWGRGERFGHVPMPDGRVYCYLMANAPAGSRAGLDRLRERFARWHDPIPALLDSAGADDVLQHDTYELPELDTYVSGTVALLGDAAHAMTPNLGQGACQALEDAVTLATAVGTLGVRQGLAEYDRARRPRTQMIARRSRQVGAPAHWTSPASAALRDAALPLLPSSLFGRSITPVYAWTIGPRPERFTR
- a CDS encoding oxidoreductase → MIIDTVRRQADADAFEALHPGRSVARILDVTDDDAVFRTVDEIEATVGPVDVAIANAGYGHEGVFEESTMAELRAQFEVNVFGAVATVKAVLPYMRRRRGHILGVTSMAGLITVPGTSFYQGSKYALEGILETVGKEVSRFGVHVTAVAPGSFRTDWAGRSMVRTQRSIPDYDEVMNPVRERRLAAHGHQLGDPAEAAEAILKIVDAPNRPRTSSSAPTHRGSSRPGAPPWTSSSGSGPS
- a CDS encoding helix-turn-helix transcriptional regulator, whose product is MKSSELAEFLRTCRSRVGPGELGLDGESSRRRVPGLRREELARLAGVSVDYYTRLEQGRSRSASAEVLDALATALRLDDAERQHLMDLGRPEPARRRRRARPQRVDPATLRLIEMLDEVHSPAFVLGRRLDVLAHNRIAGALIAEFRALPAVDRNQARFVFFDPRARELYQDWEAVARDTVAMLRLDAGRNPGDPQLSALIGDLSIHSAEFRDWWPDHQVHRRTTGAKGYHHPVAGDLTVRYQALHPADDPDQTLFVYTTEPGSASEAAMRLLAGSRSENPVRVSPVR
- a CDS encoding TetR/AcrR family transcriptional regulator, which gives rise to MGEEKEVRRRRKVAPTKGDLRERAILDAAERQLDAGGPEGMTVETIAKAAGITRGAFYFYFGSKNDVLAALVQRTVSILRGAVDAADAAAAPGEALRRGLEQTARMWREHGTVMRAAVELSPVVPAVDEAWRSAVIALAATTRGIAERAGTPSGSGPRDAAAVVAALVWMTERVFYQAHLAGGSLDEATATLTHIWLTTLGIQP
- a CDS encoding DUF6640 family protein, whose product is MTLPRILIVLAGLITTAGAVLADLVIPDLAAQHAFNPGWPPHAKFHDAQYLVMTVLLGLLGLVLALRRGRDTRGRLLNATVVLAIPWLGMLGALLFPGTATYDPEFAGRTLFVLGLHGQVVLAIVVILILLGAAAAALRTPREPSPRP
- a CDS encoding sensor histidine kinase, with protein sequence MGGERGQVEAEFTRALGQFGGLVRGIALAVLSVFGVLATPASALPLAFALLGLALAGGAADCYHAVTGRAGVLACVLTCGRAVAICAAQPWTVPGLWAPNVLTITGITVQWQWPLRVTVPVVTGLLALEAAVIGVGEAAPVLVRVVIESTLARLAFALLLRVTRWIERIRDRQTALERAGTLALERRRQDREYLALLHDTASATFLMVALHRVEPAAVAGYARRDLAVLTGERGAHDSLVDLEASLRGIAAQSPLDTSIEWTPVPLLPASAALALTRAVREALRNVERHAGVARARITVGSHRHGAVITVADEGAGFDPAAVPGQRRGIRGSLVERMAAAGGSATVTSRPGAGTTVRLAWPDV
- a CDS encoding TetR/AcrR family transcriptional regulator, whose translation is MTEGMTMAAGTSSRRARVRQAALEEIHGAARTLLVERGPAAVTINGVARQVGMSGPALYHYYASHDELVGAVTAGFFRELAAAMEQARDARADAPVGERIVAVCRAMRAWAIAHPAEFGWIFAGPVTPPNRDPGSTRHRAGQRFEQVLLDLTIELWEIRPFPVPDPADLPGSLREQLTAYSASIDGRLPPAAAHVFLSCWIRLYGLLCMEVLHQLDFAYTDLEPVFEECLDDIAGILGLRG
- a CDS encoding TetR/AcrR family transcriptional regulator, producing the protein MSEARARLLGTASRLFYAEGLHSVGIDRIVAEASVTRATLYRHFPSKDDLVVAYLTGADELIRSQVESIRAAGHSPADTVRAVAESITDSIGSDGFRGCAFLNAAAEYPAPDHPVHRAVVTHREWFLDTVIDLMADTGETTPEPHARHFVMLRDGAMAAGCLADPAPICETFLLGVEGILKYRDAAVVDQDAVKARRRR